From Luteococcus japonicus, one genomic window encodes:
- a CDS encoding 2-oxoacid:acceptor oxidoreductase subunit alpha, with amino-acid sequence MLSSGERGPVVSGVHVLDRVVIRFAGDSGDGMQLTGDRFTHDSATMGNDISTLPNFPAEIRAPQGTLPGVSSFQLHFANFDIVTPGDRPDVLVAMNPAALKANLKDVPRGGLLLVDSAEFTKRNLTKVGYEANPLEDGSLTDYHLVALDLTGLAVASVKDFGLGRKDSARSKNMFALGLLNWLYSRPTEGTEEFLAEKFAKKPGIRDANIAAFKAGYAYGETTEDFAVRYEVAKAPMAEGKYRQISGNLATSYGLIVGADKAGLQLFLGSYPITPASDILHELSRHKAEGVVTFQAEDEIAGVGAALGASFAGALGVTSTSGPGIALKAETIGLGVMTELPLVVVDVQRAGPSTGMPTKTEQADLLQVMYGRNGEAPVPVLAPATPADCFDMAVEAVRIAVTYRTPVVLLSDGYLANGAEPWKVPVLDEIPAIDPNFATGPNEGDDFLPYKRDPETLARAWAKPGTPGLEHRIGGIEKADGTGNISYDPANHNKMVRLRQAKVDGIVRDIPDVVVEDPSGQAKVLVLGWGSTYGPITAAVRRVRKTGRNVAQAHVRHLNPLPANLGEVLKAYDRVVVPEMNLGQFAMLLRAKYLVDVHSYSKVFGLPISLSELAADLEIEIDAIDPNHPDAPIDHDIEESADAVEATTLEENK; translated from the coding sequence GTGTTGTCTTCTGGTGAAAGAGGCCCCGTGGTGTCTGGTGTGCATGTGCTCGACCGAGTCGTGATCAGGTTTGCAGGCGATTCCGGTGACGGAATGCAGCTGACCGGCGACCGCTTCACCCATGACTCGGCCACGATGGGCAACGACATCTCCACCCTGCCCAACTTCCCGGCCGAGATCCGGGCGCCCCAGGGAACCCTGCCGGGTGTCTCCAGCTTCCAACTGCACTTCGCGAACTTCGACATCGTCACCCCGGGCGATCGGCCCGACGTGCTCGTCGCGATGAACCCCGCCGCCCTCAAGGCCAACCTGAAGGACGTCCCGCGCGGCGGTCTGCTGCTCGTGGACAGCGCCGAGTTCACCAAGCGCAACCTGACCAAGGTCGGCTACGAGGCCAACCCGCTCGAGGACGGCTCGCTGACCGACTACCACCTGGTGGCGCTGGACCTGACCGGCCTGGCTGTGGCATCGGTGAAGGACTTCGGCCTGGGCCGCAAGGACTCGGCCCGCAGCAAGAACATGTTCGCGCTGGGCCTGCTCAACTGGCTCTACAGCCGCCCGACGGAGGGCACCGAGGAATTCCTGGCGGAGAAGTTCGCGAAGAAGCCCGGGATCCGTGACGCCAACATCGCTGCCTTCAAGGCCGGCTATGCCTATGGCGAGACCACCGAGGACTTCGCGGTGCGCTACGAGGTGGCCAAGGCGCCGATGGCCGAGGGCAAGTACCGCCAGATCTCGGGCAACCTGGCCACCAGCTATGGCCTGATCGTCGGGGCCGACAAGGCCGGGCTGCAGCTCTTCCTGGGCTCCTACCCGATCACCCCGGCCTCCGACATCCTGCATGAGCTCAGCCGCCACAAGGCCGAGGGCGTGGTCACCTTCCAGGCCGAGGACGAGATCGCCGGCGTCGGTGCCGCCCTGGGCGCCTCCTTCGCCGGAGCGCTGGGCGTGACCTCCACCTCGGGCCCCGGCATCGCCCTGAAGGCCGAGACGATCGGCCTTGGCGTGATGACCGAGCTCCCCCTGGTAGTCGTCGACGTGCAGCGGGCCGGCCCCTCGACGGGCATGCCCACCAAGACCGAGCAGGCCGACCTCCTGCAGGTGATGTACGGGCGCAATGGCGAGGCCCCGGTGCCGGTGCTGGCCCCGGCCACCCCCGCGGACTGCTTCGACATGGCCGTGGAGGCCGTGCGGATCGCCGTGACCTACCGCACCCCGGTGGTCCTGCTCAGCGACGGCTACCTGGCCAATGGCGCCGAGCCGTGGAAGGTCCCCGTCCTCGACGAGATCCCCGCGATCGACCCCAACTTCGCCACCGGACCCAATGAGGGCGACGACTTCCTGCCCTACAAGCGTGATCCCGAGACCCTGGCCCGAGCCTGGGCCAAGCCCGGCACCCCGGGTCTGGAGCACCGCATCGGCGGCATCGAGAAGGCCGACGGCACCGGCAACATCTCCTATGACCCCGCCAACCACAACAAGATGGTGCGCCTGCGCCAGGCCAAGGTCGACGGGATCGTGCGCGACATCCCCGATGTCGTCGTCGAGGACCCCTCGGGCCAGGCCAAGGTGCTGGTGCTGGGCTGGGGATCCACCTACGGACCCATCACCGCCGCCGTGCGCCGGGTCCGCAAGACTGGCCGAAACGTCGCGCAGGCCCACGTGCGGCACCTGAACCCGTTGCCCGCCAACCTCGGCGAGGTGCTGAAGGCCTATGACCGCGTCGTGGTGCCGGAGATGAATCTCGGCCAGTTCGCCATGTTGCTTCGCGCCAAGTACCTCGTCGACGTGCACAGCTATTCCAAGGTCTTCGGCCTGCCGATCTCGCTCAGCGAGCTCGCCGCGGACCTGGAGATCGAGATCGACGCCATCGACCCGAACCATCCCGACGCGCCCATCGACCACGACATCGAGGAAAGCGCGGACGCGGTCGAGGCCACCACCTTGGAGGAGAACAAGTGA
- a CDS encoding 2-oxoacid:ferredoxin oxidoreductase subunit beta, with the protein MTATQNPTEYRGLAGVPLSIEPLNRKDFTSDQEVRWCPGCGDYAVLAAFQGMMPELGIKRENTVIVSGIGCSSRFPYYVDSYGMHSIHGRATAIATGVAVTRPDLGVWVVTGDGDALSIGGNHLIHALRRNVNMTIMLFNNRIYGLTKGQYSPTSEAGKVTKSSPLGSLDTPFNPVSLALGAEAGFVARTVDSDRKHLSEVLKAAADYRGAALVEIYQNCPIFNDGAFDAIKGPESEEAIIPLRHGEPIVFGADNHLGVVQKRDGSVEVVEVSEVGLDSILVHDEHHADPSLAFALSRLTDGGVMHRSPIGIFRNVERPAYDDLAREQVALARGNSSAAGLQAMVDGKDTWTIQH; encoded by the coding sequence GTGACCGCCACCCAGAACCCCACCGAGTACCGCGGCCTGGCCGGCGTCCCGCTGAGCATCGAGCCGCTGAACCGCAAGGACTTCACCAGCGACCAGGAGGTGCGCTGGTGCCCCGGCTGCGGCGACTACGCCGTCCTGGCCGCCTTCCAGGGCATGATGCCCGAGCTCGGCATCAAGCGGGAGAACACCGTCATCGTCTCCGGCATCGGGTGCAGCTCGCGCTTCCCGTACTACGTGGACAGCTACGGCATGCACTCGATCCATGGCCGCGCCACGGCGATCGCCACCGGCGTCGCCGTGACCCGTCCGGATCTTGGCGTGTGGGTGGTCACCGGTGACGGCGATGCCCTGTCCATCGGTGGCAACCACCTGATCCACGCGCTGCGCCGCAATGTGAACATGACCATCATGCTGTTCAACAACCGGATCTACGGCCTCACCAAGGGCCAGTACTCCCCCACCTCGGAGGCTGGCAAGGTGACCAAGTCCAGCCCGCTGGGTTCGCTGGACACTCCCTTCAACCCGGTCTCGCTGGCACTGGGTGCGGAGGCCGGCTTCGTGGCCCGCACGGTCGACTCGGACCGCAAGCACCTGTCCGAGGTGCTGAAGGCCGCCGCCGACTACCGCGGTGCGGCCCTGGTGGAGATCTACCAGAACTGCCCGATCTTCAATGACGGCGCCTTCGACGCGATCAAGGGTCCGGAGTCCGAGGAGGCGATCATCCCACTGCGCCACGGCGAGCCGATCGTCTTCGGCGCGGACAACCACCTGGGCGTGGTGCAGAAGCGCGACGGCTCCGTGGAGGTCGTGGAGGTCTCCGAGGTGGGCCTGGACAGTATCCTGGTGCACGACGAGCACCACGCGGACCCGTCGCTGGCCTTCGCGCTGAGTCGGCTGACCGACGGTGGCGTGATGCACCGCTCCCCGATCGGCATCTTCCGCAATGTGGAACGCCCCGCCTACGACGACCTGGCCCGCGAGCAGGTGGCCCTGGCCCGTGGCAACAGCAGCGCGGCCGGACTGCAGGCGATGGTCGACGGCAAGGACACCTGGACCATCCAGCACTGA